Proteins encoded in a region of the Sugiyamaella lignohabitans strain CBS 10342 chromosome B, complete sequence genome:
- the moe1 gene encoding translation initiation factor eIF3d Moe1, protein MSAPRLPKLASTSEPWGPPSEVPTSLRFNNVPYAPYSKGDKLGKAADWAFDAGKDGKDQKRQQYGRGFRDPYHAYGSNFTSFFTNEEDEGITSFSVVDSAAKAAPKNAGGRGGSQHTILKSRRGGAGAAGGRGGSFQSQRGHHQGQGRGGQGGGRGQGFKRPGWRDYDKPQKVRDASVNITEGWSLIQSIGFNEFQKLSFDVRQGESIDSYGSVHYYNNKTLDKPSVNAKLEPLDRIVYNISTSDDPVIQELSAKDAGTVFATDSIISLLMCVTKTVNPWDIIITKKNGKVYLDKREGGPLDLVSVDENAADAPADATDSKDTLNNATALAYEATYINQNFNANAVIESSETYDFGKPNPFYSEEDQKQSEPLLAHGYDYKKFNLANNVEEEPINLVIRTEIDAAQKNLNGSVSLVTVKALNEYGGSTGALEWKNRFVNARGAIVAAEMKNNLCKISRWTVQSILAGANLMKIGFVSRVNPKDNTQHTIIGVIGQEPAQLSNQINLNLNNGWGIVKSVVNICSELDEGKYVLLRDPNNPAVKLYKVPSNAFEE, encoded by the coding sequence ATGTCTGCCCCAAGACTCCCTAAATTGGCTTCTACTTCAGAGCCCTGGGGTCCTCCTTCTGAGGTCCCTACTAGCCTTCGTTTTAATAATGTTCCCTACGCTCCTTACAGCAAGGGAGACAAATTAGGTAAAGCTGCCGACTGGGCCTTTGATGCTGGTAAAGACGGTAAAGACCAAAAGAGACAACAATATGGTCGTGGTTTCAGAGATCCTTATCATGCTTATGGATCCAACTTTACTTCATTCTTTACCAACgaggaagatgaaggaATCACCAGTTTCTCTGTGgttgattctgctgctaaggCCGCTCCTAAGAATGCTGGTGGCCGTGGTGGATCACAACACACCATTTTGAAGAGCCGtcgtggtggtgctggtgccgcCGGTGGCAGAGGCGGAAGTTTCCAAAGTCAACGTGGACACCACCAAGGCCAAGGTCGTGGTGGCCAAGGTGGTGGTCGTGGTCAAGGTTTCAAGCGCCCTGGCTGGAGAGATTATGATAAGCCACAGAAGGTCCGTGATGCCAGTGTTAACATCACTGAGGGCTGGTCTCTTATTCAATCAATTGGATTTAATGAATTCCAAAAACTGTCTTTTGATGTCAGACAAGGAGAAAGTATTGACTCATACGGTTCTGTCCACTattacaacaacaagacTTTGGATAAGCCAAGTGTGAACGCCAAGCTCGAGCCTTTAGATCGTATTGTATACAATATCTCCACATCAGATGATCCTGTTATTCAAGAGTTGTCGGCCAAGGATGCTGGAACCGTTTTTGCTACTGACTCCATTATCTCTCTCCTTATGTGTGTTACCAAGACCGTTAACCCTTGGGATATCATCATTACCAAAAAGAATGGTAAGGTCTACCTTGATAAGAGGGAAGGTGGTCCTCTGGACTTGGTGtctgttgatgagaatgcTGCAGATGCCCCAGCTGATGCTACTGACAGCAAGGATACCCTCAACAACGCCACTGCTTTAGCTTATGAGGCTACTTATATCAACCAAAACTTCAATGCTAATGCTGTCATTGAATCTAGCGAGACTTACGACTTTGGTAAGCCCAATCCTTTCTACAGCGAAGAAGATCAAAAGCAATCTGAACCTTTGTTGGCTCACGGATATGACTATAAGAAGTTCAACCTTGCCAAcaatgttgaagaagaacctaTCAACCTTGTCATTCGTACTGAAATTGATGCCGCTCAAAAGAACCTGAACGGATCTGTTTCTCTTGTCACTGTCAAGGCTCTTAATGAGTATGGTGGTTCGACTGGTGCTCTCGAGTGGAAGAACCGTTTTGTTAATGCTCGTGGTGccattgttgctgctgagatgAAGAACAACTTGTGCAAGATTTCTAGATGGACTGTTCAAAGTATCCTTGCTGGTGCCAATTTGATGAAGATCGGTTTCGTTTCTCGTGTCAATCCTAAGGATAACACTCAACACACTATCATTGGTGTCATTGGTCAGGAACCTGCACAATTATCTAACCAAATTAACTTGAACCTTAACAACGGTTGGGGTATTGTCAAGTCGGTTGTCAACATTTGTTCCGAATTGGACGAAGGCAAGTATGTCCTTCTCAGGGATCCTAACAACCCAGCTGTCAAGCTTTACAAGGTTCCTTCAAATGCATTTGAGGAGTAG
- a CDS encoding centrin-binding protein Sfi1, translated as MTSSHRANDDGSEIGQDAISTVDGLTYYDPGHLTSDEDPESFSNSVLRAAARRLSNVNTSAGDEEDQESEEDFDDGDVLQQMKSPIQANRDHQPILPAPPIPHDAIRKTKLTSSDVQLLRLVTEAADRRIRSNRSNSPIKDNGDSSLNEADFAELFQTYKVFTARNKITPENNPSYYHCLNVIVHLCSYPQETWRERLEQLLTDFSSAVTRRLRYQDLEQRLKKFQLYYQSRVLGLWYSRYVEQSMYDQNLQTVAAIRYRQTLKRDAFKVWKYNFEVEQWSLSSAELRYEKSLLRKSLAKLYNKSSSIEGDRNIAKMFILGKFLSKWSKSYHYNKQIGKSASLRYMSGLKRRIFYDWTFKFDEEMAEARANETIAIKCFNSWKNKTARFIQIGLKTEEQADARLAERAIRQWSNLLADRSNDYSLATSVYKKNLAGTVLAVWKKRTQLSLAAYPLLEKNWQSKASVVFGNWHLRTLQSLEAKRFRDFMLCHRILRSWRLQAGAVLIIKGIDVNIVKQRFHCWLLLERLELVLRYRNNSIKLKVLKHWFIRSRRSFRHNWALHKEAVSYDCARTQIKALFSWQRRLKSHRQDEQNAQGIYKQRKQKEYFSKYLAALFEYSQNYHLACKTYERSVVTRTLLEWRDEAYRRKFKRLAATYREQKRKFNHQRLKVVFVFWRSRYAEVVNDQQLALSMITQRDLLVKKSTFHGWASKIDHFESELDRAIYTYNANLLSLAIEKWRQKNTKIQQDNDMAGLRDMNQQWSLLGKVLRGWSYKVSERKRDYSLADDIYSKRQRSKFGRIWKLWHAKYSEQTLMRQFGQTNIGFTELEENKSPTARFKNPTQNIPHTIARIPQGASGSPDTRHFLTSITKPSTLFNTSLLETPTRARASGINVPLTAVEQWRKMKSSSKLRNKLSDSNESNEPNDPEMNLTDN; from the coding sequence ATGACAAGCAGTCATCGTGCAAATGACGATGGTAGCGAAATTGGTCAAGATGCTATAAGTACTGTTGATGGATTGACTTATTATGATCCGGGCCATCTTACCAGCGACGAGGACCCGGAGTCATTTTCAAACTCTGTTCTtcgtgctgctgctagaagGCTGTCGAACGTGAATACGTCAGCtggagatgaagaggatcaagaaagtgaagaagattttgatgatgGCGACGTATTGCAGCAAATGAAAAGCCCCATACAGGCTAATAGAGACCACCAACCAATTTTACCTGCACCACCAATCCCTCATGATGCTATCAGAAAAACTAAACTTACATCTAGTGATGTCCAGCTATTACGGCTTGTAACTGAGGCGGCAGATCGAAGAATTCGTTCCAACAGAAGCAATAGTCCCATAAAAGACAACGGAGATTCGTCCCTTAACGAGGCGGATTTTGCAGAACTTTTCCAGACCTACAAAGTTTTCACTGCAAGGAACAAAATAACGCCAGAAAATAATCCTAGTTATTACCACTGTTTAAATGTCATTGTCCATCTATGTAGCTACCCTCAGGAAACATGGAGGGAGAGACTTGAACAGCTTCTTACGGATTTTTCATCGGCAGTAACTCGTCGTTTGAGATATCAGGACTTAGAACAGCGTTTGAAGAAGTTCCAACTATACTATCAGAGTCGAGTGCTTGGACTTTGGTATAGCAGATATGTTGAACAATCCATGTACGACCAAAATTTGCAGACTGTAGCTGCAATTAGATACAGACAGACTCTCAAGCGCGACGCTTTCAAAGTTTGGAAATATAATTTTGAGGTAGAACAATGGAGCTTATCTTCTGCTGAACTAAGGTACGAGAAGAGTTTGTTGCGAAAGTCTCTTGCAAAGTTGTATAACaagtcttcttcaattgagGGAGACAGAAACATCGCTAAAATGTTTATCCTGGGAAAGTTTCTATCTAAATGGTCGAAGAGTTACCATTACAACAAGCAGATTGGAAAGTCAGCCAGTCTGAGATATATGTCTGGATTGAAACGTCGGATATTTTATGACTGGACTTTTAaatttgatgaagaaatggcAGAAGCACGTGCTAACGAAACTATTGCAATCAAATGTTTTAATAGTTGGAAAAATAAGACCGCTCGGTTTATCCAAATTGGCCTGAAGACTGAAGAACAGGCTGATGCTCGGCTCGCGGAAAGAGCGATACGACAATGGTCAAATTTATTAGCAGACAGATCTAATGACTACTCTTTAGCTACGTCCgtttataaaaaaaacctggCGGGTACCGTACTTGCTGTCTGGAAAAAGAGAACACAGCTATCTCTGGCAGCATATCCACTTCTAGAAAAGAACTGGCAGTCTAAAGCCTCAGTGGTTTTTGGCAATTGGCACTTAAGAACTCTTCAGTCATTGGAGGCCAAGCGGTTTCGGGACTTTATGCTTTGTCACAGAATTCTGCGGTCATGGAGACTACAAGCTGGAGCGGTGCTCATCATAAAAGGGATAGATGTGAATATTGTCAAGCAGAGGTTTCACTGCTGGCTATTATTGGAGCGACTTGAACTTGTGCTGCGGTATCGAAATAATTCCATCAAACTGAAAGTCCTCAAGCATTGGTTTATTAGGAGTCGCAGATCATTTCGCCACAACTGGGCTCTACATAAAGAAGCAGTCAGTTATGATTGTGCACGAACACAGATTAAGGCACTCTTTTCTTGGCAACGTAGGCTGAAATCACATAGGCAGGATGAGCAAAATGCTCAGGGTATTTACAAACAGCGTAAGCAGAAAGAATACTTCTCTAAGTACCTAGCAGCACTCTTTGAATATTCCCAAAACTACCATCTTGCTTGCAAAACATATGAAAGATCTGTGGTCACTCGTACTCTCTTGGAGTGGAGAGATGAAGCTTACCGCCGAAAATTTAAGAGGCTGGCGGCGACATATcgagaacaaaaaagaaagttCAATCACCAACGCCTAAAAGTGGTCTTTGTATTCTGGCGATCGAGATACGCTGAAGTTGTAAATGATCAACAGCTTGCACTGTCAATGATAACGCAAAGGGACCTGTTAGTGAAAAAGTCGACTTTTCATGGATGGGCTAGCAAAATCGACCACTTTGAAAGTGAGCTTGATCGTGCTATTTACACCTACAATGCTAACCTGTTATCGTTAGCTATTGAGAAATGGAGGCAAAAGAACACGAAAATACAGCAAGACAACGATATGGCAGGTTTGCGTGATATGAACCAACAATGGTCATTGCTGGGAAAGGTTCTCAGAGGCTGGAGTTACAAAGTGTCAGAACGCAAACGAGATTACAGCCTAGCTGATGATATATACAGTAAAAGACAGAGATCGAAATTTGGGCGTATTTGGAAGCTATGGCACGCTAAATATTCCGAACAAACATTAATGCGCCAATTTGGTCAAACAAATATAGGCTTTACGgaacttgaagaaaacaaatcaccAACAGCCCGCTTCAAAAATCCAACACAGAACATACCACATACGATTGCGCGAATCCCACAAGGGGCATCAGGAAGCCCTGATACTCGACACTTTCTCACTTCTATCACAAAGCCGTCTACACTGTTTAACACCAGCCTACTGGAAACACCAACAAGAGCACGGGCCAGCGGAATTAATGTTCCACTAACGGCGGTGGAGCAATGGAGGAAAATGAAGTCCTCGTCCAAGTTACGAAACAAACTATCAGACTCTAATGAATCTAACGAACCTAATGACCCTGAGATGAATTTAACAGATAATTAA
- the OST1 gene encoding Ost1p (Alpha subunit of the oligosaccharyltransferase complex of the ER lumen; complex catalyzes asparagine-linked glycosylation of newly synthesized proteins; GO_component: GO:0005783 - endoplasmic reticulum [Evidence IEA,IEA]; GO_component: GO:0005789 - endoplasmic reticulum membrane [Evidence IEA]; GO_component: GO:0016021 - integral component of membrane [Evidence IEA,IEA]; GO_component: GO:0016020 - membrane [Evidence IEA]; GO_component: GO:0008250 - oligosaccharyltransferase complex [Evidence IPI] [PMID 10358084]; GO_component: GO:0008250 - oligosaccharyltransferase complex [Evidence IPI] [PMID 16297388]; GO_component: GO:0008250 - oligosaccharyltransferase complex [Evidence IPI] [PMID 9405463]; GO_function: GO:0004579 - dolichyl-diphosphooligosaccharide-protein glycotransferase activity [Evidence IEA]; GO_function: GO:0004579 - dolichyl-diphosphooligosaccharide-protein glycotransferase activity [Evidence IDA] [PMID 9015380]; GO_function: GO:0016740 - transferase activity [Evidence IEA]; GO_function: GO:0016757 - transferase activity, transferring glycosyl groups [Evidence IEA]; GO_process: GO:0006487 - protein N-linked glycosylation [Evidence IDA] [PMID 9015380]; GO_process: GO:0018279 - protein N-linked glycosylation via asparagine [Evidence IPI] [PMID 9988747]; GO_process: GO:0006486 - protein glycosylation [Evidence IEA,IEA]), whose amino-acid sequence MRLVNLLQVSVALFSVASAESIIPKTFENVQLTQSIDLTGSYLKRSLDITARNIADEPQQVYIVAVDSKAFPNLSILEGQDKSTGRSVLARRIEDAHDDGVEYYQLSLREPVQPGEELNLLVAEAYSGLLSPLPEVGGQDDEQYLVYSGSKYALSPYDTLVSSLKIKIYGTYAEELTIGDDEPEQATVEGSGHILSFGEYKELAPLSSKPFKLRYSNPRPLVRADKLERDIWVSHWGASVSIEETYWLTNIGTRLKDSFSRLDYNKGQSQYNLNVASIRQLRFPLGPNARDAYYTDLVGNVSTSHFRSNGQESILEIAPRYPVFGGWHYNFTVGWSHDLSDFVKDVGNENYLLKIPIIQGPQDISYGEVDVRVILPEGASDIQVVSLFGASTDISNTYSFLDTKGRPTVEFKYNNLIDGHRSGEFFVQYTYTTGDSLRKPLAIALTFASFFTLFLVFDKIDVSIFRKK is encoded by the coding sequence ATGAGACTGGTCAACCTGTTACAGGTATCAGTCGCCCTGTTTTCTGTGGCTTCTGCGGAATCAATTATTCCAAAGACGTTTGAAAAtgttcaattgactcaGAGTATAGACCTTACTGGCTCGTATCTCAAGAGGTCGCTAGATATCACAGCTAGAAACATCGCTGATGAACCTCAGCAGGTGTACATTGTAGCAGTGGACTCAAAAGCGTTTCCAAACCTATCAATTTTGGAAGGCCAGGACAAGTCTACTGGTAGAAGTGTATTGGCCCGTAGAATTGAGGACGCACACGACGATGGTGTCGAATATTATCAACTGAGTTTGCGTGAGCCAGTACAACCAGGTGAAGAATTGAACTTGCTTGTGGCAGAAGCTTACTCCGGCTTGCTGAGCCCATTACCAGAAGTCGGCGGTCAAGATGATGAACAGTATTTGGTTTACTCTGGATCGAAGTATGCATTATCTCCATACGACACTCTTGTTAGTTCGTTGAAAATTAAGATCTATGGCACTTATGCCGAAGAATTAACAATCGGTGATGACGAGCCTGAACAAGCAACTGTCGAAGGTTCTGGACatattctttcttttggtGAATATAAGGAATTAGCACCGCTTTCTAGCAAACCATTCAAATTAAGATACAGTAATCCCCGTCCACTCGTTAGAGCTGACAAGCTTGAGAGAGACATCTGGGTTTCACACTGGGGTGCCTCGGTATCAATTGAGGAGACCTACTGGCTAACTAATATTGGTACTCGTCTTAAAGACTCATTTTCAAGACTCGACTACAATAAGGGTCAGTCTCAATACAACCTTAATGTAGCCTCCATTCGTCAGCTCAGATTTCCCTTGGGTCCCAATGCTCGCGATGCTTATTACACTGATCTCGTAGGCAATGTTTCTACCAGTCACTTTAGATCCAATGGTCAAGAATCTATTCTTGAAATTGCTCCTAGATACCCAGTTTTCGGTGGTTGGCACTATAACTTCACAGTTGGCTGGTCCCATGACCTGAGTGACTTTGTAAAGGATGTTGGCAATGAAAATTATCTGTTGAAGATTCCTATCATCCAAGGACCACAAGATATATCCTACGGTGAGGTCGATGTTCGTGTTATCCTTCCGGAAGGTGCCTCTGATATTCAGGTTGTTTCCCTTTTTGGAGCCAGCACTGACATTTCAAACACATACAGTTTCTTAGACACAAAAGGCAGACCCACTGTCGAGTTCAAGTACAATAATTTGATTGATGGTCATCGTTCTGGTGAATTCTTTGTGCAGTATACATATACTACGGGGGATTCGCTCAGAAAACCATTAGCCATTGCGCTTACTTTTGCCAGCTTTTTTACATTATTCCTTGTCTTTGACAAGATTGATGTTTCAATTtttagaaaaaaataa